A section of the Rummeliibacillus pycnus genome encodes:
- a CDS encoding efflux RND transporter permease subunit — protein MSSITKWAFGNKPAVAFLTVLILIIGVVSYYRLPMEFLPSADNPQVTIISMGQGTDSKTMESEVTNPLEHAVKGINGKKSVYSTTGDGFSKIDLNFESGYDMKQAKQDVEEAITNVNLPTYISKPIISQLNTSMIPIVNIAVTFKDGLTDQNKEFAREELQSRYQEIKGVSSVDVYGITDSIVSVNIDDQKLVKKQISLQSVMSILQGQNTAVAVGEKNIDGKTSNIKVIGDVTSIKKLKDVAVAPGVKLGDIATIKETTDNSYINRFNGKDSLNISITKDSQSNAVAISKEVEKVTKEINKEYAQQESVIYVSSADLVQNSVHTMIKEVLIGALFATIVIMLFLRNIRTTLITIVSIPLSLCFTLFLLSRSGVTLNILTLGGVAVAVGRLVDDSIVVIENIFRKMQTEKFSVRMVIDATKQVGVAITASTLTTVAVFLPMSLLSGGLQAFLLPFALTVTYSLLASLLVALTVVPLMSAGLLKNTKLSEHKPAVRFPKAVTWSLNHKWVIFSISLFCFIGSIGAYFMIPKGAVDNSSADYVTAKLTYPNDTPFETVKEKSFELESSIRKAKNVKQVFTQIGFSAENAQYGVVGSSTEASYSILLDDKKDTDQVVKELEKEKDQYPDATLEVNAASFMMGGGSTNITIDVVGDNVNELEQVATNVKEKVQHIKGVEKVSTNQEEKKTVYSFTVNPSKGNTAQVAQQLGVMLNKTPIGSINLNDKQKTVFLEPLIDTKTPKDLKNIKVQTNSGLVPVSSIATLQREERSTSQFHKDGKTYLRVTATVDPAKLSDISSDVNTVIFGDKKDKKGISIPENVKVLIGGASSDQANDFADLFLIMLASIGIVFLIMVITFKSIKTPIAILCSLPLAAIGAILGILISRISVDITALLGALMLIGIVVTNAIVLLDRVKQNERTMIIRDALIEATASRMRPIFMTAVATICAMLPLLLKKSEAGSLVSQSLAIVVIGGLAMATLLTLIVIPCVYELLYFRKSKKQRMKKVTIEDSSNESESTIA, from the coding sequence ATGTCGAGTATTACAAAATGGGCTTTTGGTAACAAGCCAGCTGTCGCTTTTTTGACCGTTCTCATATTAATCATCGGTGTTGTTAGCTATTATAGACTGCCCATGGAGTTTTTACCTTCTGCGGATAATCCGCAAGTAACGATCATTTCGATGGGCCAAGGTACGGATTCCAAAACTATGGAATCTGAAGTTACCAATCCCCTTGAACATGCCGTTAAAGGAATCAATGGAAAAAAATCTGTTTATTCAACGACTGGAGATGGATTTTCCAAAATAGATCTGAATTTCGAATCAGGCTATGACATGAAACAAGCTAAACAAGATGTAGAAGAAGCAATTACTAATGTCAATTTACCTACCTATATCTCAAAGCCCATCATTTCACAGCTGAATACTTCAATGATTCCAATTGTCAACATTGCCGTTACCTTTAAAGATGGGTTGACGGATCAAAATAAGGAATTTGCACGTGAAGAGCTTCAATCCAGATATCAAGAAATCAAAGGAGTTTCCAGTGTAGATGTATACGGAATTACAGACTCTATCGTTTCCGTTAACATAGATGATCAAAAACTAGTTAAAAAACAAATTTCACTTCAATCAGTAATGAGTATTCTTCAGGGACAAAACACCGCAGTCGCTGTTGGTGAAAAGAACATTGATGGCAAAACAAGTAATATCAAAGTGATCGGTGATGTCACAAGTATCAAAAAATTAAAAGACGTAGCCGTAGCACCTGGCGTTAAACTTGGTGACATCGCAACAATTAAAGAAACAACGGATAATAGTTACATCAACCGTTTTAATGGAAAAGATAGTTTAAACATTAGCATTACAAAGGATAGTCAATCGAATGCGGTGGCGATTAGCAAAGAAGTTGAAAAAGTCACAAAAGAAATCAATAAAGAATATGCTCAGCAAGAATCTGTCATTTATGTTTCTTCAGCTGATTTGGTACAAAATTCTGTTCATACGATGATTAAAGAAGTACTCATAGGTGCTCTTTTTGCAACGATCGTGATTATGCTCTTCTTACGTAATATCCGAACTACTTTGATCACCATTGTGTCGATTCCTTTATCACTTTGTTTCACTCTGTTCCTTCTATCAAGGTCAGGTGTAACATTGAACATTCTTACGCTCGGTGGTGTCGCTGTTGCTGTTGGACGTCTAGTGGATGATAGTATTGTCGTGATTGAAAATATTTTCCGTAAAATGCAAACAGAGAAATTCTCTGTCCGTATGGTCATCGATGCCACAAAGCAAGTAGGCGTTGCAATTACTGCTTCAACCTTAACAACTGTGGCTGTATTCCTACCAATGAGTCTATTAAGTGGAGGCCTACAGGCGTTCCTTTTGCCATTCGCCTTAACAGTTACCTATTCCCTACTTGCTTCATTGCTCGTTGCATTAACTGTAGTACCGTTAATGAGTGCTGGGTTATTAAAAAATACGAAGCTTTCGGAACATAAACCAGCTGTTCGTTTCCCTAAAGCCGTGACTTGGTCCTTAAACCATAAATGGGTTATCTTCTCGATTTCCTTGTTCTGTTTTATCGGATCTATTGGTGCTTACTTTATGATTCCAAAAGGTGCAGTTGACAACTCTTCTGCAGATTATGTTACGGCAAAGCTCACTTACCCGAATGATACACCTTTTGAAACAGTAAAGGAAAAGTCTTTTGAACTTGAATCATCTATTCGAAAAGCAAAGAACGTTAAACAAGTGTTTACACAGATTGGTTTTTCTGCCGAAAATGCACAATACGGCGTGGTCGGCTCTTCAACAGAAGCATCCTACAGTATTCTGCTTGACGATAAAAAGGATACAGACCAGGTAGTTAAAGAGCTAGAAAAGGAAAAAGACCAATATCCAGATGCCACTTTAGAAGTAAATGCAGCCTCCTTTATGATGGGCGGAGGAAGTACAAATATTACCATCGATGTCGTTGGAGATAATGTAAATGAACTTGAACAAGTAGCAACCAATGTTAAAGAAAAAGTACAACATATCAAAGGTGTCGAAAAAGTCTCGACCAATCAAGAAGAAAAGAAAACTGTCTACTCCTTTACGGTTAATCCTTCAAAAGGAAACACGGCACAAGTTGCACAGCAGTTAGGCGTTATGTTAAATAAAACACCAATTGGCTCGATTAATCTAAACGACAAACAAAAAACAGTTTTCCTAGAACCTCTCATAGACACAAAAACACCTAAAGATTTAAAAAATATCAAAGTGCAAACTAATTCAGGTCTTGTACCAGTATCATCCATTGCAACATTACAACGCGAAGAACGATCAACAAGCCAATTCCATAAAGACGGAAAAACATACCTTCGCGTTACAGCAACTGTTGATCCTGCAAAACTATCTGATATCTCAAGTGATGTTAATACAGTGATTTTCGGTGATAAAAAAGATAAAAAGGGAATTAGTATACCAGAGAATGTCAAAGTACTAATCGGTGGAGCAAGTAGCGATCAGGCAAATGATTTTGCTGATTTATTCCTAATTATGCTAGCATCTATTGGCATTGTCTTCTTGATTATGGTCATTACATTCAAGTCGATTAAAACACCAATCGCTATTCTGTGCTCTCTCCCACTAGCTGCGATCGGGGCTATTTTAGGGATTCTCATCAGTCGCATTTCAGTCGATATTACGGCCCTTTTAGGTGCATTAATGCTAATTGGTATCGTAGTCACCAATGCGATTGTACTATTAGATCGTGTCAAACAAAACGAACGCACAATGATCATTCGCGATGCACTTATCGAAGCAACAGCTTCAAGAATGCGACCAATCTTTATGACCGCAGTAGCAACGATTTGTGCAATGCTTCCATTATTATTAAAGAAATCTGAAGCAGGAAGTTTAGTTTCACAGAGTCTGGCAATTGTCGTAATCGGTGGATTAGCAATGGCTACACTACTAACGCTGATTGTCATTCCTTGTGTATATGAACTGCTTTACTTTAGAAAATCGAAAAAACAACGAATGAAGAAAGTAACGATAGAAGATAGTTCAAACGAATCAGAGTCAACGATTGCTTAA
- a CDS encoding protein adenylyltransferase SelO has product MQENQSYLTLPSSFYKVVPLNPVKHPSFLVVNDQLAEELGIDPDKLKTERALQIFAGNEMPESAAQIAQSYAGHQFGQFTMLGDGRALLIGEQETKKGLKDFQLKGSGRTPYSRGGDGRAAVGPMLREYMISEALHALHIPTTRSLAVVKTGEPVYRERVLDGAILTRVASSHLRVGTFQFARHFCDEEDLKALADYTINRHDPTLANQANRYAAFFSHVVDRQAKLIASWQQIGFIHGVMNTDNMTISGEAIDFGPCAFMDTFNPATVFSSIDTVGRYAYENQPKIGGWNLARLAETLLPLVHEDEDQALEIMQAKLDEYPTAFQQYWLDGMRKKLGLQVAMEEDASLIDQLLTMMYQQQADYTNTFRGLSTEQELEIFETKDFKAWQQNWHSRLQKENTTLEAAKASMQKVNPAIIARNYYVEEALRFAEQGDLSYVETFVDALRSPFTVKKEHQHFQTPPKEDGPFITYCGT; this is encoded by the coding sequence ATGCAAGAAAATCAAAGCTACCTGACACTTCCATCTTCTTTTTATAAAGTAGTACCATTAAATCCAGTGAAGCATCCGTCATTTTTAGTTGTCAATGACCAATTAGCTGAAGAACTTGGAATTGATCCAGATAAATTAAAGACTGAACGAGCGCTGCAGATTTTTGCGGGGAATGAGATGCCTGAATCAGCAGCTCAAATTGCACAAAGCTATGCAGGACATCAGTTTGGACAGTTTACAATGCTAGGAGATGGACGTGCACTTTTAATTGGTGAGCAAGAGACGAAAAAAGGACTAAAAGATTTTCAATTAAAGGGATCTGGAAGAACGCCATATTCTCGAGGGGGAGATGGACGTGCAGCAGTCGGCCCAATGCTAAGAGAATACATGATTAGTGAAGCTTTACATGCTCTTCATATTCCGACTACGAGAAGTTTAGCTGTCGTTAAAACAGGAGAGCCTGTTTATCGCGAGCGTGTATTAGATGGAGCGATTTTAACCAGAGTCGCATCTAGTCATTTACGTGTAGGTACTTTCCAGTTTGCACGACATTTTTGTGATGAAGAGGATTTAAAAGCTCTTGCTGATTATACTATTAATCGTCATGATCCAACACTAGCAAATCAGGCTAATCGATATGCAGCGTTTTTTAGTCATGTAGTCGATCGTCAAGCGAAGTTGATTGCAAGTTGGCAGCAAATTGGTTTTATTCATGGTGTCATGAATACCGATAATATGACCATTAGTGGTGAAGCAATTGATTTTGGACCGTGTGCATTTATGGATACATTTAACCCAGCGACCGTTTTTAGCTCGATTGACACAGTTGGTCGCTATGCATATGAAAATCAACCGAAAATTGGTGGTTGGAATTTAGCACGACTAGCAGAAACGTTATTACCACTTGTTCATGAAGATGAGGATCAAGCTTTAGAAATTATGCAGGCAAAACTTGATGAGTATCCAACAGCATTTCAGCAATATTGGTTAGATGGTATGCGTAAAAAGTTAGGACTACAAGTAGCTATGGAAGAAGATGCGTCATTAATCGATCAACTATTAACGATGATGTATCAACAACAGGCAGATTATACGAATACATTCCGAGGGCTAAGTACAGAACAGGAGCTAGAAATTTTTGAGACAAAGGATTTTAAAGCGTGGCAACAGAATTGGCATAGCCGACTACAAAAAGAAAATACAACCTTAGAAGCGGCAAAGGCATCTATGCAAAAGGTCAACCCAGCGATCATCGCACGAAATTATTATGTAGAAGAAGCACTGAGATTTGCGGAGCAAGGTGATCTATCGTATGTTGAAACATTCGTAGATGCATTGCGATCACCATTTACAGTAAAGAAAGAACATCAGCATTTCCAAACACCACCAAAAGAAGACGGACCATTTATTACGTATTGTGGAACATAA
- the bioF gene encoding 8-amino-7-oxononanoate synthase produces the protein MKVDINQELQQIQEKGLFRTLRTMNAASDPETILEGKKILLFSSNNYLGLANDPRLKEKAIEAIQQFGIGSGGSRLTTGNFCLHEQLEQDIAAFKGKEASLIFGSGFLANVGIISSLMESGDVILSDALNHASIIDGCRLSNADTLIYHHVDMNDLEKKLQRTSSYRRKLIVTDGVFSMDGNIAPLPAIVQLAQKYGAMVMVDDAHATGVLGKTGAGTAEYFGLTNQIELLMGTLSKSVGSEGGYVAASRSMIHYLRNKARTFIFQTSLSPGVIAASIEGIRIIHEERERRIQLLENAEFLRTGLKKAGFSLVDGTTPILAVLIGSAQDAVRFSKRLEEEGIFAPAIRPPTVPEGMSRIRLTVMATHRRGQLEYALQTFLKIGKEMNLLSANNLVY, from the coding sequence ATGAAAGTTGATATTAATCAAGAATTACAACAAATCCAAGAAAAAGGTTTATTTCGTACACTTCGAACAATGAATGCAGCAAGTGATCCAGAAACAATTCTAGAAGGAAAAAAAATACTATTATTTTCATCTAATAATTATTTAGGTTTGGCAAATGATCCGCGTTTGAAAGAAAAAGCCATTGAGGCCATTCAACAATTTGGTATAGGAAGCGGAGGATCGCGTTTAACAACAGGAAATTTTTGTTTGCATGAACAGCTAGAACAGGACATTGCTGCTTTTAAAGGGAAAGAAGCTAGCCTTATTTTCGGCAGTGGATTTCTAGCAAATGTCGGCATAATTTCTTCATTAATGGAAAGTGGAGATGTTATTTTAAGCGATGCCCTCAATCATGCAAGTATTATTGATGGCTGCCGCTTAAGTAATGCAGATACACTTATTTACCATCATGTTGATATGAATGATTTAGAGAAAAAGTTGCAACGTACAAGTTCTTATCGACGAAAACTTATTGTCACAGATGGTGTATTTAGTATGGATGGGAATATTGCACCTCTTCCTGCGATCGTCCAACTTGCCCAAAAATACGGAGCGATGGTAATGGTCGATGATGCACACGCTACAGGCGTTCTAGGTAAAACAGGTGCCGGTACTGCGGAATATTTTGGATTAACCAATCAAATCGAACTCTTGATGGGTACACTTAGTAAATCAGTTGGATCTGAAGGTGGGTATGTTGCTGCATCTCGATCGATGATTCACTATTTACGCAATAAAGCTCGTACGTTTATTTTCCAAACATCTTTGTCTCCTGGTGTCATTGCTGCTAGTATAGAAGGAATTCGAATTATTCATGAAGAGAGAGAGAGAAGGATACAGCTTCTAGAAAATGCAGAATTTTTGCGAACAGGATTGAAAAAGGCAGGTTTTTCACTTGTAGATGGAACTACTCCAATTCTCGCAGTTTTAATTGGTTCCGCACAAGATGCCGTACGTTTTTCCAAAAGGTTAGAAGAAGAGGGGATATTCGCCCCAGCGATTCGCCCGCCTACAGTCCCTGAAGGTATGAGCAGAATCCGACTAACTGTCATGGCCACTCACCGGAGAGGACAATTGGAATATGCTTTACAAACCTTTTTGAAAATTGGTAAGGAGATGAATCTTCTTTCTGCAAATAACTTAGTTTACTAA
- a CDS encoding 6-carboxyhexanoate--CoA ligase, whose translation MLNNLYSIRMRGAEGGPHEHGGRHISGGERLGQKEELQELAKELLDKSLHHSRGDCDFIQIVIEKLMDDEIQRISPLPISSEQAQNVKEGRKIAMSLLASLGISDEAIKNGIEFLKQSTHQRGAIIVDSQTGQRLDNRGLKGVRASRMDWSKESWEKWSKSHAPLISPRIREAIALASKVTASPYTVAELCWSDDLEYTTGYVASSSKGYIRIPHLKNNGEDCGGRIFFIKHNISLDDYITYMETTPVCISYEDEADMKGL comes from the coding sequence ATGTTAAACAATCTCTATAGCATCAGAATGAGAGGCGCTGAAGGCGGTCCTCATGAACATGGTGGACGACATATATCTGGTGGAGAGCGTCTCGGACAAAAAGAAGAACTGCAGGAATTAGCAAAAGAGTTACTCGATAAATCACTTCATCATTCACGTGGTGATTGTGACTTCATTCAGATTGTTATTGAAAAGCTTATGGATGATGAGATTCAAAGAATTAGCCCTCTTCCTATTTCTAGCGAACAAGCACAAAATGTTAAAGAAGGAAGAAAAATAGCCATGTCATTACTAGCATCGCTAGGCATTTCAGATGAAGCGATTAAAAATGGAATTGAATTCTTGAAGCAATCCACACACCAAAGAGGAGCTATTATTGTCGATAGTCAAACTGGGCAACGACTAGATAACCGTGGACTAAAGGGTGTACGTGCTTCTCGCATGGATTGGAGTAAAGAAAGTTGGGAGAAGTGGTCTAAATCTCATGCACCATTGATTTCACCTCGTATTAGAGAAGCAATTGCACTGGCATCAAAAGTTACAGCTTCGCCTTATACAGTAGCTGAATTATGCTGGTCAGATGATCTAGAGTATACAACTGGTTACGTAGCAAGTTCTAGTAAGGGATATATACGAATTCCCCATTTGAAGAATAATGGAGAAGATTGTGGTGGGCGTATCTTTTTTATTAAACACAATATTTCATTAGATGATTACATTACATATATGGAAACAACCCCTGTTTGTATTTCATATGAAGATGAAGCAGATATGAAAGGACTATAA
- a CDS encoding enoyl-CoA hydratase, producing MNRKEKVSLTIENQIAILMIQNPPVNILDADVVEQLHQKIDEIEQTPTIKVVILTGEGEKAFMAGGDIKSFPEWMGKGIELAEAKSRWLQHPLNRIEALPYPTICVLNGAALGGGCELALACDIRIAEKHVTIGLPEIKLGLFPGAGGTQRLARLIGKAKAKEIIFTGESLTADEALAIGLVNTVVPKWYGLTTGIQLAKKIATHSRQALTYAKQAIDEGADQSLSDALQTEAHYFGHVFQTEDVKEGVAAFIEKRTPRFLD from the coding sequence ATGAATCGCAAAGAAAAAGTAAGTTTAACCATTGAAAATCAAATAGCCATTCTTATGATCCAAAATCCACCTGTGAATATACTTGATGCGGATGTAGTAGAACAATTGCATCAGAAAATAGATGAAATTGAACAGACACCAACAATCAAAGTTGTGATACTTACGGGTGAAGGAGAAAAGGCGTTTATGGCAGGGGGAGACATTAAGTCATTTCCTGAATGGATGGGAAAAGGAATCGAACTTGCTGAGGCTAAATCACGATGGTTGCAACATCCACTTAATCGAATAGAGGCGTTACCTTATCCAACCATCTGTGTATTAAATGGTGCTGCGCTAGGAGGAGGATGTGAATTGGCATTAGCCTGTGATATTCGCATCGCAGAAAAGCACGTTACCATAGGATTACCTGAAATAAAACTCGGTCTATTCCCTGGTGCTGGTGGCACGCAAAGACTTGCAAGATTAATAGGGAAAGCCAAGGCTAAAGAAATCATTTTCACGGGGGAATCTCTAACTGCAGATGAAGCCCTAGCAATAGGATTAGTCAATACGGTTGTACCGAAATGGTATGGCTTAACAACAGGCATACAACTAGCAAAAAAAATAGCCACTCATTCACGGCAAGCATTAACCTATGCCAAACAGGCAATCGATGAGGGTGCTGATCAAAGCCTTTCAGACGCACTTCAAACAGAAGCCCACTATTTTGGCCATGTGTTCCAAACAGAGGATGTAAAAGAAGGCGTTGCAGCATTTATAGAAAAAAGAACACCGAGGTTTTTAGATTGA
- a CDS encoding AMP-binding protein: protein MDIGHFTRRLYKASDEKLNQKTAVQEESGRSWSFAELHEKSNAYAHQLLKMGVKKGDCVGILLYNCLEYFALYFAIGKVGAIAVRINFRLTSNELEYILNDSKTRILCFHEEFSEKITPIHKKICTEHFICLTNNGEKPSWADDWNVLSNGSIDEVDIHISINDPVMLMYTSGTTGRPKGALWTHNTTFWFSTIQIMQWGFTGNEIAMTTGPLYHVGAMEDVALPVLLMGGTVIITKSKGFEIERVLKVIEEEKVTDCFLFPFMIYDMLNLPNLSDYQLTNLKTIFTGGDPLMPWAIEEIYRLYPQVGIVQVYGLTEGQPIAACLDPKYSITKSNTVGKPLPLTEIRVMKDDESEALPGEVGEIWIKSPVVSEGYWEKPKATADTFWNGWCKTGDLGKFDEEGFLSIAGRKKDMIRSGGENIYAAEIEDVFYRHKAVKAVAVIGVPDKKYIESVCAVIVLKEDTEISEEAFIQYSKQFLASYKTPKKVIFVDDIPRTPSGKVKKFELRNMYGHKGGIL, encoded by the coding sequence ATGGATATCGGTCATTTTACAAGGAGACTCTATAAAGCATCAGATGAGAAATTAAATCAGAAAACTGCAGTGCAAGAAGAATCAGGTCGCTCGTGGAGTTTTGCAGAACTACATGAAAAATCCAATGCCTATGCCCATCAGCTTTTGAAAATGGGCGTAAAAAAAGGGGATTGTGTGGGGATTCTACTCTACAATTGTTTAGAGTATTTTGCACTATATTTTGCCATTGGAAAAGTTGGTGCGATAGCTGTTCGTATTAATTTTAGACTCACTTCAAATGAACTTGAGTACATTCTCAATGATTCTAAAACGAGAATCCTATGTTTTCATGAAGAATTTAGCGAAAAGATCACACCAATTCATAAAAAAATCTGTACGGAACATTTTATTTGCCTTACCAATAATGGAGAAAAGCCATCTTGGGCGGATGATTGGAATGTATTATCTAATGGCTCAATCGATGAAGTTGACATTCATATTTCTATCAATGATCCAGTAATGCTCATGTACACATCTGGTACAACAGGTAGACCAAAAGGTGCACTCTGGACACATAATACGACCTTTTGGTTTTCGACCATCCAAATTATGCAATGGGGATTTACAGGAAATGAAATTGCCATGACAACAGGGCCTTTATATCATGTTGGTGCAATGGAAGATGTAGCATTGCCTGTTCTATTAATGGGTGGAACAGTCATCATTACCAAAAGTAAAGGATTCGAAATAGAGCGTGTGCTAAAAGTAATTGAGGAAGAAAAGGTGACGGATTGTTTCTTATTCCCATTTATGATTTACGACATGTTAAATTTGCCGAACTTGTCTGATTATCAGTTAACAAATTTAAAAACAATCTTTACTGGTGGAGACCCATTAATGCCTTGGGCAATCGAAGAAATATATCGCCTTTATCCTCAAGTTGGGATTGTGCAAGTATATGGTTTAACGGAAGGACAACCAATCGCTGCTTGTTTAGATCCAAAGTATTCCATAACGAAAAGTAATACAGTTGGAAAACCTCTACCATTAACGGAAATACGCGTGATGAAGGATGATGAGAGTGAGGCTTTACCAGGTGAGGTAGGAGAAATTTGGATTAAGAGTCCAGTTGTTTCTGAAGGTTATTGGGAAAAGCCTAAAGCAACAGCAGATACATTTTGGAATGGTTGGTGCAAAACAGGAGATTTAGGGAAATTCGATGAAGAAGGATTTTTATCAATAGCAGGTCGCAAGAAAGATATGATTCGTAGCGGTGGAGAGAATATTTATGCAGCTGAAATTGAAGATGTTTTTTATCGACATAAAGCAGTAAAAGCTGTCGCGGTGATTGGAGTTCCAGACAAAAAATATATTGAATCCGTTTGTGCAGTCATTGTGTTGAAAGAAGATACAGAGATTTCAGAAGAAGCATTTATTCAATACAGTAAGCAGTTTTTAGCAAGCTATAAAACACCTAAAAAAGTAATTTTTGTTGATGATATTCCCCGTACACCTTCTGGAAAGGTGAAGAAGTTTGAGTTACGCAATATGTATGGTCATAAAGGAGGTATTTTATGA
- a CDS encoding GntP family permease produces MLGFIGVFGSLALLIYLTVRGVNVLIAAPFAALIAAVFSGITLFPQLAAEGSPNLLTSYMNGFTGFIGSWWLMFLAGAIFGKVMEDSGAADSVSKWIVEKIGVKYAALSVVIACAVLTYGGVSLFIVAFSVFPMALSLFKQADIPRRFIPATLALGSVTFTMTSAGSPEIQNWIPITYLKTTPYAGWEVSLVVSIFMATLGFWWLKRMISKAIARGERFVAKEFDKIGENSNHPLPNPLLSMTPLLVVLGFSFIFHERLGTSALIIALIGGILTTYLVSYKYMKDRKKAIADGGLGAVIAIANTAAIVGFGGVVKETPAFLAAVDFMTHIPGSPLVGGALAVAVLAGLTGSSSGGQAIALPLIAPHYLDAGVDPEALHRVVAISSGSLDTLPHSGYVVTTIHSIAQESYKGAYPAFGALTVIIPLLGSILAIILFSIF; encoded by the coding sequence ATGTTAGGATTTATTGGTGTATTTGGGAGTTTAGCATTATTAATTTATTTAACAGTTAGGGGTGTGAATGTACTTATTGCAGCTCCTTTTGCCGCTTTAATTGCTGCAGTTTTCAGTGGCATTACATTGTTCCCACAATTGGCAGCAGAAGGCAGTCCGAATCTTCTTACCAGTTATATGAATGGATTTACTGGTTTTATCGGATCATGGTGGTTGATGTTCTTAGCAGGAGCTATATTCGGAAAAGTGATGGAAGATAGTGGTGCTGCAGATAGTGTTTCCAAATGGATTGTTGAAAAAATAGGCGTGAAATATGCAGCATTATCTGTCGTCATCGCATGCGCTGTCTTAACTTATGGTGGCGTTAGTCTATTTATCGTTGCATTCTCCGTGTTTCCAATGGCATTAAGTCTTTTCAAACAGGCAGACATCCCTAGGAGATTTATCCCTGCTACATTAGCACTTGGTTCGGTTACATTTACAATGACTTCAGCAGGATCTCCTGAAATTCAAAACTGGATTCCTATTACGTACCTTAAAACAACACCATATGCCGGATGGGAAGTAAGTTTAGTTGTTTCCATTTTCATGGCAACTCTTGGTTTTTGGTGGTTGAAACGGATGATTTCAAAAGCAATTGCTAGAGGCGAAAGATTTGTAGCAAAAGAATTTGATAAAATCGGTGAAAATAGCAATCATCCGCTACCTAATCCGTTATTAAGTATGACTCCATTATTAGTGGTGCTTGGCTTCTCATTTATCTTCCATGAACGTTTAGGAACATCTGCACTTATTATTGCTTTAATTGGCGGCATATTGACTACCTATTTAGTTAGTTACAAATACATGAAAGATAGAAAGAAAGCGATTGCAGATGGTGGACTTGGTGCTGTTATTGCGATAGCAAATACAGCTGCCATCGTTGGATTTGGTGGTGTTGTAAAGGAAACACCTGCTTTTTTGGCAGCAGTAGATTTTATGACACATATCCCTGGTAGTCCATTAGTTGGAGGTGCATTAGCTGTAGCCGTTTTAGCAGGTTTGACAGGTTCCTCTTCTGGTGGCCAAGCAATTGCATTACCTTTAATCGCACCGCATTATTTAGATGCAGGTGTTGATCCTGAAGCTCTACATCGTGTTGTAGCAATCTCATCTGGATCACTTGATACACTTCCACATAGTGGATATGTAGTCACAACCATTCACTCGATTGCTCAAGAATCCTATAAAGGTGCCTACCCTGCTTTCGGAGCCCTGACCGTCATTATCCCTCTATTAGGTTCTATCCTGGCAATTATCTTATTTTCAATTTTTTGA
- a CDS encoding M23 family metallopeptidase, which translates to MDENNSAGNYLVIQHANNEFSMIAHFKKNSILVKPNEVVSEGQVIGKCGNSGNSSEPHIHFQVMDALDIDTAKSIRIQFKNIKEPIQGDTISNL; encoded by the coding sequence ATGGATGAAAACAATTCAGCAGGGAATTATCTTGTGATTCAACATGCTAATAATGAATTTAGTATGATTGCCCATTTCAAAAAGAACTCTATTTTAGTAAAACCAAATGAAGTTGTATCGGAAGGACAAGTTATCGGCAAATGTGGTAACTCTGGAAATTCATCAGAGCCCCATATTCATTTTCAGGTAATGGATGCTCTAGACATTGATACAGCTAAATCAATTCGTATTCAATTCAAAAATATTAAAGAGCCAATACAAGGAGATACCATATCAAATTTATAA